Proteins encoded within one genomic window of Candidatus Zixiibacteriota bacterium:
- the rpmC gene encoding 50S ribosomal protein L29 has protein sequence MLARELREMSDGDLARKRSELREEISHLKLRRATSRLENPMKLRQTRRELARVETVLREKALAREKGGV, from the coding sequence ATGCTGGCTAGAGAGCTGAGGGAAATGAGCGACGGAGATCTCGCGCGCAAGCGATCGGAGCTGCGCGAAGAGATCAGTCACCTGAAGCTGCGGCGCGCGACCAGCCGGCTCGAGAACCCGATGAAGCTGCGGCAGACCCGGCGGGAGCTGGCGCGGGTGGAGACGGTGCTCCGGGAAAAGGCGCTCGCGAGGGAGAAGGGCGGAGTATGA
- the rpsC gene encoding 30S ribosomal protein S3, producing the protein MGQKTHPKIFRLGVIESWDSRWYARQDYAKLLHEDLRIKKFLKSRLYHAGISRIEIERAANKAKINIHTARPGIVIGKKGAEIEKLKEDLTKLTGRETYINIHEVRRPDLDAQLVAENVALQLERRVAFRRAMKESVSRAMRMGAQGIKIQCAGRLGGAEIARTEWYREGRVPLHTLRADISYGFAEARTTYGVIGVKVWIFRGEVLTEEEEQQKAMLGG; encoded by the coding sequence ATGGGCCAGAAGACGCATCCCAAGATTTTTCGGCTCGGCGTGATCGAGTCCTGGGACTCGCGGTGGTATGCCCGCCAGGACTACGCCAAGCTGCTGCACGAAGACCTGCGGATAAAGAAGTTTCTCAAGAGCCGACTTTACCATGCGGGCATTTCGCGGATCGAGATCGAGCGCGCGGCGAACAAGGCCAAGATCAACATACACACCGCGCGCCCCGGCATCGTGATCGGAAAGAAAGGGGCGGAGATCGAAAAGCTCAAGGAAGACCTCACCAAGCTCACGGGCCGGGAAACCTACATCAACATCCACGAGGTGCGACGCCCCGACCTCGACGCGCAGCTGGTCGCGGAAAACGTCGCCCTCCAGCTCGAGCGGCGGGTCGCCTTCCGGCGGGCGATGAAGGAGAGCGTTTCCCGGGCCATGCGGATGGGGGCCCAGGGGATCAAGATCCAGTGCGCGGGGCGGCTCGGCGGAGCGGAAATCGCGCGCACCGAGTGGTACCGGGAGGGCCGGGTGCCGCTGCACACGCTGCGGGCCGACATCAGCTACGGCTTCGCGGAGGCGCGGACCACGTACGGCGTGATCGGCGTCAAGGTCTGGATCTTTCGCGGCGAGGTATTGACCGAGGAAGAGGAACAGCAGAAGGCGATGCTGGGCGGATAA
- the rplP gene encoding 50S ribosomal protein L16 translates to MLEPKKVKYRKQQKGRRRGLAYRGASLAFGDYGLKAVGRGWMTAREIEAARVALTRYLKRGGKVWIRIFPDKPLTRKPAETRMGKGKGAPELWVAVIKPGRILFEMEGVEANLAREAFRLAAHKLSIPTIFVERRGLAHAG, encoded by the coding sequence ATGCTCGAACCGAAAAAAGTAAAATATCGCAAGCAACAAAAGGGCCGGCGGCGCGGCCTGGCTTATCGCGGGGCCTCGCTCGCCTTCGGCGACTACGGGCTGAAAGCGGTGGGGCGCGGCTGGATGACCGCACGTGAGATCGAGGCGGCTCGGGTGGCGCTCACGCGCTACCTGAAACGCGGCGGCAAGGTCTGGATCCGGATCTTCCCCGACAAGCCGCTTACGAGAAAGCCGGCGGAAACCCGGATGGGCAAAGGCAAGGGGGCTCCGGAGCTGTGGGTGGCGGTGATCAAACCCGGCAGGATTCTCTTCGAGATGGAAGGGGTCGAGGCGAACCTGGCGCGGGAGGCTTTCCGGCTGGCGGCCCACAAGTTGTCGATTCCGACTATTTTCGTCGAAAGAAGGGGGCTGGCTCATGCTGGCTAG